Proteins from a genomic interval of Chroococcidiopsis thermalis PCC 7203:
- a CDS encoding aldo/keto reductase: MQTRTLGNNGSNVSALGLGLMGMSDFYGPADQAESIATIHDAIAAGITLLDTGDFYGSGHNEMLLREALKGRRREDVFIAVKFGAMRSPNGGFIGVDCRPAAVKNFLAYTLKRLGTDYIDLYQPARIDHTVPIEETVGAIAEMLKAGYVRHIGLSEAGAETLRRAQAVHPISWLQIEYSLLSRGIETEILPTARELGIAITAYGVLSRGLLSGHWSKERSATARDFRAHLPRFTGANLDCNLALVEALRAIAHEKGATVAQVAISWVLAQGADIIPLVGARRRDRLAEALGALEIELSVADLARIEKAVPTTAVAGDRYDAGQMAMLDSERKT; this comes from the coding sequence ACGGTTCCAATGTCTCTGCTCTCGGTCTAGGGCTGATGGGGATGTCAGACTTCTACGGTCCCGCTGACCAAGCTGAAAGTATCGCAACCATACACGATGCGATCGCAGCTGGAATTACGTTATTGGATACAGGAGACTTCTACGGATCGGGTCATAATGAGATGCTTTTGCGCGAAGCCCTGAAAGGTCGCAGGCGTGAAGATGTCTTTATCGCTGTCAAATTCGGGGCGATGCGATCGCCTAACGGTGGTTTTATTGGTGTTGATTGCCGTCCCGCCGCCGTGAAAAACTTCCTCGCCTACACGCTCAAACGGCTGGGAACTGACTACATCGATCTTTACCAACCAGCGCGGATAGACCATACAGTACCGATTGAAGAGACAGTCGGCGCGATCGCCGAAATGCTTAAAGCGGGCTACGTGCGCCATATCGGGCTTTCAGAAGCAGGAGCCGAAACCCTGCGCCGCGCCCAAGCCGTTCACCCGATTAGCTGGCTGCAAATTGAATATTCGCTCCTCAGTCGCGGCATTGAAACTGAGATTCTGCCGACAGCTCGCGAACTCGGCATCGCAATTACTGCCTATGGAGTCCTGTCGCGCGGTCTTTTGAGCGGTCACTGGTCGAAAGAGCGATCGGCAACAGCCCGCGATTTTCGCGCCCACCTGCCCCGCTTTACGGGCGCAAATCTAGATTGCAACCTCGCCCTCGTCGAGGCGTTACGGGCGATCGCCCACGAGAAAGGGGCGACAGTGGCTCAAGTCGCGATCTCCTGGGTTTTAGCGCAGGGAGCCGATATTATTCCGCTGGTTGGCGCACGTCGGCGCGATCGCCTTGCTGAGGCGCTGGGTGCGTTGGAAATAGAGCTGTCTGTGGCAGATCTCGCTCGAATCGAAAAGGCAGTCCCAACAACTGCGGTGGCGGGCGATCGCTACGATGCCGGACAGATGGCTATGCTCGACAGCGAAAGAAAAACATAA